Proteins encoded in a region of the Alosa sapidissima isolate fAloSap1 chromosome 19, fAloSap1.pri, whole genome shotgun sequence genome:
- the LOC121693657 gene encoding uncharacterized protein K02A2.6-like, producing MAMDYFTKWPEAYAVPDQSAHTTADRLVTEMFCRFGAPEELHSDQGRNFEAEVFAEVCQRMGIRKTRTTPLHPQSDGLVERFNRTLAVQLAILADRQQKDWDLHLPLVLWAYRTAVQESTKCTPAALMFGRELRTPVDLVFGSPPETEIGGKPGLEYYKQLLERLKGVHELARKKGISPKLTSQWVGPCDVLEKLFDVVYRVRLIKRRRVVALHRDRLAPYRPLASAEGRGDFDTDSVELGDNGAVALTPVTVQPSPEVTAVTAGRPQRLRCVPARLTD from the coding sequence ATGGCCATGGACTATTTCACTAAGTGGCCGGAGGCGTATGCGGTGCCAGATCAGAGCGCCCACACGACAGCGGACAGACTGGTCACTGAGATGTTCTGCCGGTTCGGGGCACCGGAAGAGCTCCACAGCGACCAAGGGCGGAATTTCGAGGCAGAGGTGTTTGCTGAGGTTTGCCAGCGCATGGGCATCCGGAAAACGAGAACGACACCTCTGCATCCACAAAGCGACGGGCTGGTGGAACGGTTTAATCGGACTCTAGCAGTGCAGCTGGCCATATTGGCCGACCGCCAACAAAAGGACTGGGACTTACACTTGCCCCTGGTGCTCTGGGCATATCGCACAGCGGTGCAAGAGTCAACGAAATGCACACCGGCAGCTCTGATGTTCGGGCGAGAGCTACGCACGCCAGTGGACTTGGTGTTCGGTTCGCCTCCGGAAACGGAGATTGGAGGTAAGCCAGGGCTGGAATACTACAAGCAGCTACTCGAGAGACTGAAAGGAGTACACGAGTTGGCCAGAAAGAAAGGCATTTCCCCGAAACTTACTAGCCAGTGGGTCGGACCGTGCGATGTCTTAGAGAAGCTGTTTGATGTGGTCTATCGTGTGAGACTGATTAAGCGTCGGAGAGTTGTGGCTCTCCACCGTGATCGACTGGCCCCGTATCGACCCCTGGCCTCAGCTGAGGGTCGTGGAGACTTTGACACTGACTCTGTGGAACTTGGTGACAATGGAGCTGTGGCTCTAACACCGGTCACCGTGCAGCCTTCACCGGAAGTCACCGCCGTGACAGCGGGGCGCCCACAACGCCTGCGTTGCGTCCCAGCCAGGCTCACGGACTGA
- the LOC121693658 gene encoding olfactory receptor 6N1-like, whose protein sequence is MNISAPVTFFIIEGLQEKKMLMFGVFLTIYVVVLCGNGMIIYLVRTDPKLQTPMYFFLHNLSFSDMVFVTVYIPNLLSGLLKKEHIISKSGCMVQMYFFLSMGSTCRAILTVMAFDRYVAICNPLRYTTIMTKQVCILLVFAAWCFGYGMVLPALCLALQRQFCGPNRVEHVLCDHSSVVRLACDDTTVNNYLSLALAMVVLIGTFSLILASYVCIGKAVHGMGRVERTKAFTTCASHLIVVCFSYVSAMCVYVSYRVATFSPDTRMIVAVVYSVLTPSLNPIIYSLRNKELWEALTRALIPVLSPSDRKASGCTITPPDWKGSRLPLSRQFSPEQAPEPARRGSWCRLGPLSPAVQLRYLKQQQTVPLQAEPPDTLEPLDVRSSESSRSLWMRSSDDGSIDISVEPGTSCQPRTLPRHQPGWQLSSAVQGWSRWSPAQVPRRAGRSSILRSGELSELASP, encoded by the exons ATGAACATCTCTGCTCCAGTCACATTTTTCATCATAGAAGGACTGCAGGAGAAGAAAATGCTCATGTTTGGTGTTTTTCTAACTATTTATGTTGTGGTGTTATGTGGCAATGGCATGATTATATATCTGGTGAGGACGGACCCTAAGCTTCAAACTCCTATGTATTTCTTTCTTCATAACCTCTCTTTCTCAGATATGGTGTTTGTCACAGTATACATACCCAACTTGCTATCGGGTTTActaaaaaaagaacacattaTTTCCAAATCTGGATGTATGGTACAGATGTACTTTTTCCTATCCATGGGCTCAACTTGCCGAGCTATCTTGACAGTCATGGCTTTTGACCGCTACGTAGCCATATGTAACCCACTTCGTTATACTACTATTATGACTAAACAGGTGTGTATACTCCTGGTTTTTGCAGCATGGTGTTTTGGTTATGGAATGGTCTTGCCGGCACTCTGCCTGGCCCTTCAGCGACAGTTTTGTGGGCCCAATAGGGTGGAGCATGTCCTCTGTGACCACTCGTCTGTGGTGAGACTAGCCTGTGACGACACGACGGTCAACAACTACCTATCTCTGGCCCTCGCTATGGTCGTCCTCATTGGCACGTTCTCCCTCATCCTGGCCTCGTACGTGTGCATAGGTAAGGCGGTGCATGGCATGGGGCGGGTGGAGAGGACGAAGGCGTTCACCACCTGCGCCTCTCATCTGATAGTGGTCTGCTTCTCGTACGTGTCGgccatgtgcgtgtatgtctccTACCGCGTAGCCACGTTCTCCCCTGACACACGTATGATTGTGGCGGTGGTGTATTCTGTTCTCACACCGTCTCTCAACCCCATCATTTACAGCTTGAGGAACAAGGAGCTTTGGGAGGCTCTAACCAGAGCCCTCA TCCCAGTGCTTAGTCCAAGTGACCGGAAAGCCTCCGGCTGCACGATAACCCCTCCCGACTGGAAGGGCTCTCGGCTGCCTCTGTCACGTCAGTTCTCCCCCGAACAAGCACCAGAACCGGCCAGACGTGGGTCGTGGTGTCGCTTGGGCCCTCTGTCTCCCGCCGTGCAGCTGCGCTACCtcaaacagcagcaaacagtccCACTGCAAGCCGAACCCCCGGACACGCTGGAACCCCTGGACGTTCG GTCGTCAGAGAGTTCGCGCTCTCTATGGATGAGATCCTCGGATGACGGCAGCATCGACATCAGCGTTGAGCCGGGAACTTCTTGCCAGCCGCGGACACTTCCGCGACATCAGCCGGGCTGGCAGCTCTCGTCGGCTGTGCAGGGCTGGTCCCGCTGGTCGCCTGCACAGGTCCCGCGCCGGGCCGGAAGGTCCTCCATCCTCCGTAGTGGCGAGCTCAGCGAGCTGGCTAGTCCTTAA
- the LOC121693659 gene encoding olfactory receptor 6N1-like, whose protein sequence is MNVSAPVTFFIIEGLQEKKMLMFGVFLTVYVVVLCGNGMIIYLVRTDPKLQTPMYFFLHSLSFSDIVYTSVTIPNMLSGLLKEEHTISKTGCLLQMYFFLSMAVTGRSILTVMAFDRYMAVCNPLRYGSLMTQPVCILLVVVAWCFGSATVLPSLSLAVPLPFCGPNRVKHVFCDHSSVVRLACADTSVNSVVSLTLALFVLLGTFSLILASYVCIGKAVHGMGRVERTKAFTTCASHLIVVCISYVSATCVYVSYRVATFSPDARMIVAVLYSVLTPLLNPIIYSLRNKELWEALTRALSRCPAVPSSHRKTIPTLS, encoded by the coding sequence ATGAATGTCTCTGCTCCAGTCACATTTTTCATCATAGAAGGACTGCAGGAGAAGAAAATGCTCATGTTTGGTGTTTTTCTAACCGTGTACGTTGTGGTTCTATGTGGCAATGGCATGATTATATATCTGGTGAGGACAGACCCTAAGCTTCAAACTCCTATGTATTTCTTTCTTCATAGCCTCTCTTTCTCAGACATAGTGTATACATCCGTAACTATACCAAATATGCTCTCTGGCTTACTAAAAGAGGAGCACACCATCTCCAAAACTGGTTGCTTATTGCAGATGTACTTTTTCCTCTCTATGGCTGTGACTGGTCGCTCTATCTTAACGGTCATGGCTTTTGACCGCTACATGGCTGTGTGTAACCCACTGCGCTATGGTTCCCTCATGACCCAGCCAGTGTGCATCCTCCTGGTTGTGGTCGCGTGGTGCTTTGGGTCTGCAACCGTCCTGCCATCCCTTTCCCTGGCCGTCCCCCTGCCCTTCTGCGGACCCAACAGGGTGAAGCATGTCTTCTGCGACCATTCGTCTGTGGTGAGGCTGGCGTGCGCCGACACGAGCGTCAACAGCGTCGTGTCTCTAACCCTCGCGCTGTTCGTCCTCCTTGGCACGTTCTCCCTCATCCTGGCCTCGTACGTGTGCATAGGTAAGGCGGTGCATGGCATGGGGCGGGTGGAGAGGACGAAGGCGTTCACCACCTGCGCCTCTCACCTGATAGTGGTCTGCATCTCGTACGTGTCGGCCACGTGCGTGTACGTCTCCTACCGCGTGGCCACGTTCTCCCCTGACGCACGTATGATCGTGGCGGTGCTGTACTCGGTTCTAACCCCTCTGCTCAACCCCATCATTTACAGCTTGAGGAACAAGGAGCTGTGGGAAGCCCTGACGAGAGCCCTCAGTAGATGTCCTGCCGTGCCGAGCTCTCACAGGAAAACGATCCCTACTTTATCCTGA